A region of Dermabacter vaginalis DNA encodes the following proteins:
- a CDS encoding type I restriction-modification system subunit M has translation MSQLGSFIWGTADILRGPYKASQYGNVILPMTILRRLDCVLEEHRTTIEPLVERFGNNPELLSAQVQRATGLPFYNTSPWTLKTLLGDPKGIEANLKHYVNGFSDNMDVFERFKLADEIATMAEKNILYIVVERFSKIDLHPKTVANAEMGDLYEYLIRTFNESSNEAPGEHFTPRDAIRLLVDLVFAGDDEALSTPGTIRSIYDPTVGTGGMLSIAEEHLIGSSDRPGLNPQAQLRLYGQEWNDHSYAVCKSDLLIKGYDSSNIQLGDTLADDKFAGQTFDYCMSNPPYGDDWKASQSAVMEDLKELGSSSRFYAGGDKPKQNVPAVSDGQMLFLQHVVGKLRPKVKGGGRGGIVMNGSPLFNGAAESGPSNIRKWLLEHDLVDAIVALPTDMFYNTGIATYIWIVDNNKPEERQGKVQLIDGTDFYQKMRKKLGDKGREISETNRSTIVKLYDDYVDTEHCRIVPIEEFAYWLVTVERPQRDEHGEVITNTRGKKQPDTALRDTERVPFTYGGNTQGDGGRQETIQAYFDAEVKPYVPDAWVDEKKTKIGYEIPFTRFFYRYQPPRPLEEIDAELHQVTTEILQLLNEVTA, from the coding sequence ATGAGCCAACTGGGATCTTTTATCTGGGGCACCGCCGACATTTTGCGAGGCCCCTACAAGGCAAGTCAGTACGGCAATGTCATCTTGCCCATGACAATTCTGCGCCGTCTTGACTGCGTCCTTGAAGAGCATCGGACCACCATCGAGCCACTGGTCGAGCGCTTCGGCAACAATCCTGAACTTCTGTCCGCACAGGTGCAGCGCGCCACCGGCCTGCCGTTCTACAACACCAGCCCTTGGACGCTCAAAACCCTCCTTGGAGATCCCAAGGGCATCGAAGCGAACCTGAAGCACTACGTCAACGGCTTCTCCGACAACATGGACGTTTTCGAACGCTTCAAGCTCGCTGACGAGATCGCCACCATGGCCGAGAAGAACATCCTTTACATCGTGGTAGAGCGCTTCTCCAAAATCGATCTGCACCCCAAGACAGTCGCGAACGCTGAGATGGGCGACCTCTACGAGTACCTCATCCGCACGTTCAACGAGTCCTCCAACGAGGCTCCGGGTGAGCACTTCACTCCGCGTGATGCCATCCGGCTGCTCGTGGATCTTGTCTTTGCTGGTGACGACGAGGCACTGAGCACTCCAGGCACCATCCGGTCGATCTACGATCCCACGGTCGGCACAGGGGGAATGCTCTCCATCGCCGAAGAACATCTGATCGGCAGCAGTGACAGGCCCGGCTTGAATCCACAAGCCCAGCTTCGGCTTTACGGGCAGGAATGGAACGATCACTCCTATGCGGTGTGCAAATCCGACCTGCTGATCAAAGGCTATGACTCCAGCAACATTCAGCTCGGCGACACGCTTGCCGACGACAAATTCGCTGGCCAGACCTTCGACTACTGCATGTCGAACCCGCCGTATGGCGACGACTGGAAAGCCAGCCAATCGGCCGTCATGGAGGACCTCAAAGAGCTCGGCAGTTCCTCTCGTTTCTACGCTGGTGGCGATAAACCCAAACAGAATGTTCCCGCCGTCAGCGACGGGCAGATGCTCTTCCTTCAACACGTGGTGGGCAAACTGCGCCCCAAGGTCAAGGGCGGTGGCCGGGGCGGCATCGTCATGAACGGCTCACCGCTGTTCAATGGTGCTGCGGAGTCAGGGCCGTCCAACATCCGCAAATGGCTGCTCGAACATGACCTGGTGGACGCCATTGTGGCCTTGCCAACCGACATGTTTTACAACACCGGCATCGCCACCTACATCTGGATCGTCGACAACAACAAGCCCGAAGAGCGTCAGGGCAAGGTGCAACTGATTGATGGCACTGACTTCTACCAGAAGATGCGCAAGAAACTCGGCGACAAGGGACGTGAAATTAGCGAGACCAATCGCTCCACGATCGTTAAGCTCTACGACGACTACGTTGACACTGAACACTGCAGAATCGTCCCCATCGAGGAGTTCGCCTACTGGCTCGTTACAGTGGAGCGCCCCCAACGCGACGAACACGGCGAGGTCATCACGAATACTCGGGGCAAGAAGCAACCAGACACAGCGCTGCGTGACACCGAACGCGTCCCTTTCACCTACGGTGGCAATACTCAGGGTGACGGCGGGCGGCAGGAAACCATCCAGGCATACTTCGATGCTGAAGTGAAGCCCTACGTGCCAGACGCATGGGTTGACGAGAAGAAGACGAAGATCGGCTACGAGATTCCCTTCACCCGGTTCTTCTACCGCTACCAGCCACCACGGCCACTCGAAGAAATCGACGCCGAGCTCCACCAAGTGACCACGGAAATCCTGCAGTTGCTTAATGAGGTGACGGCGTGA